TTTCCCTACTCCAACTGTCTTAAGCCTAGTCTACTCATACAGTTCAATGAGGTACTAGAAAGGactgcaaggggtgtgggggatggaatactatttttaaatgctccagtttctccccccccccttttaaaaaacccgAAATCATCTTGCAAGCAGGCAACTAGATCATCAGAAGCTGGACTACTTTTCTACTTGCaaagattaaaacaaacaaactcaagcGGAACATTAAAAAATGTGACCGTAATCTCTCACACTTGTGAAATCCAGTCCAGCCGACAACCCCCAAGTCTTAGCTTTGCCTGCATGCCTTTCCACTTGTTGGCATAGAGATTGAGAAAAGGAGAGGGGATATCTGCCTTTTGCAGGGAGCATACTCTGTTATCATTCACCATGCGGGTGGGTAGGGATGGATGCTTAAGCACAAATGTGTTCCTTCGGTAGGGGATGCTGTTCCTTCTCTGTCTAGTCTTTTCCAAGGATGTGTGAGCACTAATGGCTTTCTTCCCCATCCTCCCCTGTTACACACCCTCTTTCCCCacaccccacctctctctccagtATGTGGCCTTTGCCTCGCTCTTCTTCATCCTCATCTCCATCACCACCTTCTGCCTGGAGACCCACGAGGCTTTCAACCACATCACAAACAAGACAGAGGTCATACAGTCAGAGAACGGCACCACCGTAAAGGTGGACTTTGAGATGGAGACGGAGCCATTCCTCACCTACGTGGAAGGGATGTGTGTCATCTGGTTTACCTTTGAGTTCCTCATGCGTGTCATCTTTTGCCCAGACAAGCTGGAGTTCATCAAGAGCACCCTCAACATCATCGACTTTGTGGCCATCCTGCCCTTCTACCTGGAAGTGGGCCTCAGTGGCCTCTCGTCCAAAGCGGCCAAGGACGTGCTGGGCTTCCTGAGGGTGGTAAGATTTGTCCGGATCCTAAGGATCTTCAAGCTGACAAGGCATTTCGTAGGGCTGAGAGTCCTAGGCCACACATTGAGAGCCAGTACCAATGAGTTCTTGCTCCTCATCATCTTCCTGGCCCTGGGGGTCTTGATCTTTGCCACCATGATCTACTATGCCGAAAGGATCGGGGCTGACCCAGACGACATCACAGGCAGCAAGCACACCACCTTCAAGAACATCCCCATTGGGTTCTGGTGGGCGGTGGTCACCATGACGACTTTGGGCTACGGTGACATGTACCCTGAGACCTGGTCAGGCATGTTGGTGGGAGCACTGTGCGCCTTGGCTGGCGTGCTGACCATTGCCATGCCCGTGCCAGTCATCGTCAACAACTTTGGCATGTATTATTCGCTGGCCATGGCCAAGCAGAAACtaccaaagaaaaagaacaagcacATCCCACGAGCCCCCCAGCCTGGGTCGCCCAACTACTGCAAACCGGACATGCAGTCCCCACATCGCAGCAACCAGGGCGACTCGTGTCCCCTTGCTCAAGAGGAGATCATCGAGATCAACAGGGCAGgtaaggtggggggtgggaagcaccCTGAGGGCATAAATGGCTAAAAATGAACCTATTTGCATCAACAGTCTCCTAATCTGGCAGCTTTGAAACTTCCTTCTGTCTGTGTTCCTCTTTCCACACTGAGTTACATGCTGAGGAACTGCTGTTAGGAGGTTGACCCAGAACCCATGCATACTGAAGAGGATTCTTGGGCATCTTAGAGAGTACGCTCTCATTGTTCCCCTCCATGTGAAACTGAGAGTGTACACCTCTTTACACTGCAAAGGAAAGTTGGTAGTCGTGGGCAAGCTGTCATTCAGGAAAGCTTGTCCACAGCTCATTTGCTTaattaatttttcttaaaaaaattaagctgtTCTGCTGTACGCCACTTGTGTAAAAAGGGACATACAAatttaagtaataaataaaataataataaaacaaataaaata
The window above is part of the Zootoca vivipara chromosome 13, rZooViv1.1, whole genome shotgun sequence genome. Proteins encoded here:
- the LOC118094981 gene encoding potassium voltage-gated channel subfamily C member 1-like isoform X1, with protein sequence MLSSVCVSSFRGRKSGNKPPSKSCLKGEMGRNEDNDKIVINVGGIRHETYRSTLKTLPGTRLSWLTEPDACSNFDYDPKADEFFFDRHPQVFAYVLNYYRTGKLHCPADVCGPLFEEELAFWGIDETDVEACCWMNYRQHRDAEEALDSFETPESQDDEECGDLKRHCLQEDGRKLGRWAALQPKVWALFEDPYSSRMARYVAFASLFFILISITTFCLETHEAFNHITNKTEVIQSENGTTVKVDFEMETEPFLTYVEGMCVIWFTFEFLMRVIFCPDKLEFIKSTLNIIDFVAILPFYLEVGLSGLSSKAAKDVLGFLRVVRFVRILRIFKLTRHFVGLRVLGHTLRASTNEFLLLIIFLALGVLIFATMIYYAERIGADPDDITGSKHTTFKNIPIGFWWAVVTMTTLGYGDMYPETWSGMLVGALCALAGVLTIAMPVPVIVNNFGMYYSLAMAKQKLPKKKNKHIPRAPQPGSPNYCKPDMQSPHRSNQGDSCPLAQEEIIEINRADSKQNGDAANAALANEDCPTIDQALSPEEKSPVTPGGRERYNRDRACFLLSTGDFGQSPDGNIRKALPTGYETSHSLNSIAGLRLSPAPTPFGSPGSVRRPRSPIPSIL
- the LOC118094981 gene encoding potassium voltage-gated channel subfamily C member 1-like isoform X2, producing MLSSVCVSSFRGRKSGNKPPSKSCLKGEMGRNEDNDKIVINVGGIRHETYRSTLKTLPGTRLSWLTEPDACSNFDYDPKADEFFFDRHPQVFAYVLNYYRTGKLHCPADVCGPLFEEELAFWGIDETDVEACCWMNYRQHRDAEEALDSFETPESQDDEECGDLKRHCLQEDGRKLGRWAALQPKVWALFEDPYSSRMARYVAFASLFFILISITTFCLETHEAFNHITNKTEVIQSENGTTVKVDFEMETEPFLTYVEGMCVIWFTFEFLMRVIFCPDKLEFIKSTLNIIDFVAILPFYLEVGLSGLSSKAAKDVLGFLRVVRFVRILRIFKLTRHFVGLRVLGHTLRASTNEFLLLIIFLALGVLIFATMIYYAERIGADPDDITGSKHTTFKNIPIGFWWAVVTMTTLGYGDMYPETWSGMLVGALCALAGVLTIAMPVPVIVNNFGMYYSLAMAKQKLPKKKNKHIPRAPQPGSPNYCKPDMQSPHRSNQGDSCPLAQEEIIEINRADSKQNGDAANAALANEDCPTIDQALSPEEKSPVTPGGRERYNRDRACFLLSTGDFGQSPDGNIRKGYETSHSLNSIAGLRLSPAPTPFGSPGSVRRPRSPIPSIL
- the LOC118094981 gene encoding potassium voltage-gated channel subfamily C member 1-like isoform X4, whose product is MLSSVCVSSFRGRKSGNKPPSKSCLKGEMGRNEDNDKIVINVGGIRHETYRSTLKTLPGTRLSWLTEPDACSNFDYDPKADEFFFDRHPQVFAYVLNYYRTGKLHCPADVCGPLFEEELAFWGIDETDVEACCWMNYRQHRDAEEALDSFETPESQDDEECGDLKRHCLQEDGRKLGRWAALQPKVWALFEDPYSSRMARYVAFASLFFILISITTFCLETHEAFNHITNKTEVIQSENGTTVKVDFEMETEPFLTYVEGMCVIWFTFEFLMRVIFCPDKLEFIKSTLNIIDFVAILPFYLEVGLSGLSSKAAKDVLGFLRVVRFVRILRIFKLTRHFVGLRVLGHTLRASTNEFLLLIIFLALGVLIFATMIYYAERIGADPDDITGSKHTTFKNIPIGFWWAVVTMTTLGYGDMYPETWSGMLVGALCALAGVLTIAMPVPVIVNNFGMYYSLAMAKQKLPKKKNKHIPRAPQPGSPNYCKPDMQSPHRSNQGDSCPLAQEEIIEINRAGYETSHSLNSIAGLRLSPAPTPFGSPGSVRRPRSPIPSIL
- the LOC118094981 gene encoding potassium voltage-gated channel subfamily C member 1-like isoform X5 yields the protein MLSSVCVSSFRGRKSGNKPPSKSCLKGEMGRNEDNDKIVINVGGIRHETYRSTLKTLPGTRLSWLTEPDACSNFDYDPKADEFFFDRHPQVFAYVLNYYRTGKLHCPADVCGPLFEEELAFWGIDETDVEACCWMNYRQHRDAEEALDSFETPESQDDEECGDLKRHCLQEDGRKLGRWAALQPKVWALFEDPYSSRMARYVAFASLFFILISITTFCLETHEAFNHITNKTEVIQSENGTTVKVDFEMETEPFLTYVEGMCVIWFTFEFLMRVIFCPDKLEFIKSTLNIIDFVAILPFYLEVGLSGLSSKAAKDVLGFLRVVRFVRILRIFKLTRHFVGLRVLGHTLRASTNEFLLLIIFLALGVLIFATMIYYAERIGADPDDITGSKHTTFKNIPIGFWWAVVTMTTLGYGDMYPETWSGMLVGALCALAGVLTIAMPVPVIVNNFGMYYSLAMAKQKLPKKKNKHIPRAPQPGSPNYCKPDMQSPHRSNQGDSCPLAQEEIIEINRAGKERSLLLL
- the LOC118094981 gene encoding potassium voltage-gated channel subfamily C member 1-like isoform X3, whose translation is MLSSVCVSSFRGRKSGNKPPSKSCLKGEMGRNEDNDKIVINVGGIRHETYRSTLKTLPGTRLSWLTEPDACSNFDYDPKADEFFFDRHPQVFAYVLNYYRTGKLHCPADVCGPLFEEELAFWGIDETDVEACCWMNYRQHRDAEEALDSFETPESQDDEECGDLKRHCLQEDGRKLGRWAALQPKVWALFEDPYSSRMARYVAFASLFFILISITTFCLETHEAFNHITNKTEVIQSENGTTVKVDFEMETEPFLTYVEGMCVIWFTFEFLMRVIFCPDKLEFIKSTLNIIDFVAILPFYLEVGLSGLSSKAAKDVLGFLRVVRFVRILRIFKLTRHFVGLRVLGHTLRASTNEFLLLIIFLALGVLIFATMIYYAERIGADPDDITGSKHTTFKNIPIGFWWAVVTMTTLGYGDMYPETWSGMLVGALCALAGVLTIAMPVPVIVNNFGMYYSLAMAKQKLPKKKNKHIPRAPQPGSPNYCKPDMQSPHRSNQGDSCPLAQEEIIEINRAGKSPVTPGGRERYNRDRACFLLSTGDFGQSPDGNIRKGYETSHSLNSIAGLRLSPAPTPFGSPGSVRRPRSPIPSIL